One Tubulanus polymorphus chromosome 5, tnTubPoly1.2, whole genome shotgun sequence DNA segment encodes these proteins:
- the LOC141906079 gene encoding phosphatidylinositol-3,5-bisphosphate 3-phosphatase MTMR2-like, translating to MDPQETNEEYSETAGQSERFENPEDNSESVSISEKSGSLKSATASNADSSSSVSLSGKQSPSKSLCSSTSTSTENLHNAPVEHIPMIKVSNRDTTQKAAPDEPPLLQGEKIQGMTREVTYLCPYTGPTKGTLSVTNYKLYFRSTDREPALILDVPLGVVSRVEKVGGAMSRGENSYGIEIFCKDMRNLRFAHKQENHSRRQVFERISQYAFPISNKLPIFAFDFDEEYEENGWLVYDPISEYKRMGIPNDSWRITRANENYELCDTYPQILSVPATATDEDVRHVAAFRSRGRLPVLSWIHPESQATITRSAQPLVGVAGKRSKDDERYIQMIMDANAQSHKLYILDARPSVNAVANKAKGGGYENEDSYSNVELVFLDIHNIHVMRESLRKLKDVVYPNIDDAHWLTSIESTHWLEHIKQILAGAVKIADKVESNKTSVLIHCSDGWDRSSQLTALAMLMLDPYFRTIKGFEVLIEKEWLSFGHKFGLRVGHGEDKHTDADRSPVFLQFIDCVWQMTKQYPNAFEFNEHFLITILDHLYSCLFGTFLFNSDMLRTKEEVKTRTVSVWSYINSDIEEYMNPLYASYLNQHVLLPVASLRRIELWTRYYIRWNPRMRPQEPIHLRNRELLLLKAQLQKRLEELQRSLDQKHIRSNRPDSASPQLSPAVLHPP from the exons ATGGACCCCCAAGAAACGAATGAAGAGTATTCAGAAACTGCAGGTCAAAGTGAACGTTTTGAAAATCCTGAAGATAATAGTGAATCTGTGTCAATATCTGAGAAATCTGGCTCCCTGAAAAGTGCTACTGCGAGTAACGCCGATTCTAGCAGTAGCGTCAGTTTATCTGGCAAACAATCTCCTTCAAAATCTCTCTGTTCATCAACTTCTACATCAACTGAGAATCTTCACAATGCGCCCGTAGAGCATATTCCTATGATAAAG GTATCTAATAGAGATACAACTCAGAAAGCTGCTCCTGATGAACCACCATTATTACAGGGTGAAAAGATACAGGGCATGA CTCGTGAGGTCACCTATCTCTGCCCATACACCGGACCAACGAAAGGAACTCTCTCGGTTACTAATTATAAACTATATTTCCGTAGCACTGATAGG GAACCAGCTTTGATTTTGGACGTACCTCTGGGTGTGGTCAGTCGAGTTGAGAAAGTAGGTGGCGCTATGAGTCGTGGAGAGAACTCATACGGTATAGAAATATTCTGCAAG GATATGAGAAATTTACGGTTTGCTCATAAACAAGAGAATCATTCTCGACGTCAAGTGTTTGAGCGAATCAGTCAATACGCATTTCCtatcagtaataaatta ccaATTTTTGCGTTTGATTTCGATGAAGAATATGAAGAGAACGGCTGGTTAGTTTATGATCCGATTTCTGAATATAAACGTATG GGAATTCCTAATGACAGTTGGAGGATCACTCGAGCGAACGAGAATTATGAATTGTGTGATACGTATCCACAGATA TTAAGCGTTCCGGCGACTGCTACTGATGAAGATGTCAGACATGTCGCTGCATTCCGTAGTCGTGGACGTCTGCCT GTTTTATCGTGGATTCATCCGGAGAGTCAAGCGACTATAACCCGCTCAGCTCAACCTCTCGTCGGAGTCGCCGGCAAGAGAAGTAAAGATGATGAACGGTATATACAGATGATTATGGATGCGAACGCGCAATCTCATAAACTCTATATTCTAGACGCTCGACCGAGTGTTAATGCTGTCGCTAATAAG GCGAAAGGAGGAGGTTATGAGAATGAAGATTCGTATTCCAATGTTGAACTAGTCTTCTTGGATATTCACAACATTCATGTCATGAGGGAAAG TTTGAGGAAATTGAAAGATGTTGTTTATCCAAACATCGATGATGCCCATTGGTTGACTAGTATTGAATCAACACATTGGCTCGAACACATCAAG CAAATTTTGGCTGGAGCCGTGAAAATAGCGGATAAAGTTGAGAGTAACAAAACGTCAGTGTTGATTCACTGTAGCGATGGTTGGGATCGTTCTTCACAG tTGACGGCACTAGCTATGCTGATGTTAGATCCATACTTTAGAACGATAAAAGGATTTGAAGTTCTGATTGAAAAGGAATGGCTGAGTTTTGGACACAAATTcggactg CGTGTTGGTCACGGAGAAGATAAACACACTGATGCCGATAGATCACCTGTATTCCTACAGTTTATTGATTGTGTTTGGCAGATGACTAAACAA TACCCGAATGCATTTGAATTCAACGAACATTTCCTGATTACGATTCTGGATCATTTGTACAGTTGTTTGTTCGGCACATTCTTATTCAATTCCGACATGCTTCGAACTAAAGAG GAGGTTAAGACTAGAACGGTGTCAGTATGGTCATATATAAACTCTGATATAGAGGAATATATGAATCCACTGTACGCGTCATATCTCAATCAACATGTATTATTACCAGTAGCCAGTCTTAGACGTATTGAACTATGGACCCGTTATTACATACGCTGGAATCCTCGCATGCGCCCACAG GAACCAATTCATCTTAGAAATCGAGAGTTGTTATTGCTGAAGGCTCAACTGCAAAAGAGATTGGAGGAATTGCAGCGAAGTTTGGATCAGAAGCATATTCGTAGTAATCGACCTGATTCAGCCTCTCCACAGTTATCTCCAGCTGTCCTG CATCCTCCTTGA
- the LOC141905543 gene encoding phosphatidylinositol-3,5-bisphosphate 3-phosphatase MTMR2-like isoform X2, protein MTDFTSNITEIDHREIDQSNKVFNGDIAVMKDLVLLSGEEIQYTTCEPVTYIPSESTAIQGLLTITNYRLCFKSLCLDTLKNPVVDVPLGVIAKVENNENQIALFCKDIRRVKFIFDDENVLNTALSCLQKYAFPTANDLQFFAFAYSKTYKEDGWLIYDELEEYKRQGLPNDKWRITRTNNNYELCESYGKVLCVPMDSTDQDLKLAAEFRGRCRLPILSWIHPENGATICRSSHPLVGVENKRNDYDEKLIKKISETNRLNVYRIMDARPFQRAEANKTAKGGGYEREECYENSKLEFLNIQNIHVIADSVNKLCDLCLSEKDDSDWVIGLECTQWLHHIKKVLEGAVKVTNHIVNKSSVLIHCTAGWDRTPQLASLAMIMMDPYYRKIKGFEVLIEKEWLSTGHKYSTRLVHGEDNHNSADRSPMFVQWIDCIWQISQQFPGAFEFNEHFLITILDHLYSCLFGTFLFNSEMLRTKEEVKTRTVSLWSYINSDIERYVNPLYRQSGKHVIVPVASLSRIQFWSNYYVRWNPL, encoded by the exons ATGACAGATTTTACATCAAATATAACAGA aATTGACCATCGTGAGATTGACCAATCCAACAAG GTGTTTAATGGAGATATTGCAGTCATGAAAGATTTAGTGCTTTTATCTGGTGAAGAGATACAATATACTACTT GTGAACCAGTCACATATATACCATCAGAAAGCACAGCTATACAAGGACTCCTGACTATAACCAATTACAGACTTTGCTTTAAAAGCCTTTGTTTAGATACACTGAAG aATCCCGTTGTAGATGTTCCTTTAGGTGTGATAGCAAAAGTtgagaataatgaaaatcaaatagcTTTATTTTGTAAG gatataAGACGGgtaaaattcatatttgatgatgaaaatgtccTCAATACAGCTTTATCTTGTCTTCAAAAATATGCATTTCCCACTGCAAATGATCTG CAATTTTTTGCATTTGCCTATTCAAAAACGTATAAAGAAGATGGATGGTTAATATACGATGAACTTGAGGAATACAAACGCCAG GGACTTCCTAATGATAAATGGAGGATCACTCGTACAAACAACAATTATGAGCTTTGTGAATCATATGGAAAAGTA TTGTGCGTTCCAATGGATTCAACTGATCAAGATTTAAAACTTGCTGCTGAATTTCGAGGTCGCTGTCGATTGCCT ATTTTGTCGTGGATCCATCCTGAAAATGGTGCTACTATTTGTCGGTCGTCTCATCCGCTGGTCGGAGTCGAAAATAAGAGGAATGATTACGACGAAAaacttatcaaaaaaattagcGAAACTAATCGATTGAATGTTTATCGCATCATGGACGCTCGTCCTTTTCAGAGAGCAGAGGCAAATAAG acAGCTAAAGGTGGTGGTTATGAAAGAGAAGAATGTTACGAAAATTCTAAACTTGAGTTTCTCAATATACAGAACATACACGTAATCGCAGACAG CGTCAATAAATTATGCGATTTATGTTTATCTGAAAAAGATGATTCCGATTGGGTAATAGGTTTAGAATGTACCCAATGGCTTCATCATATAAAA AAAGTTTTAGAAGGTGCTGTAAAAGTAACAAATCATATTGTTAATAAGTCATCAGTATTGATCCATTGTACGGCAGGTTGGGATAGAACACCTCAG TTGGCGAGTCTAGCGATGATTATGATGGACCCTTACTACAGGAAAATCAAAGGTTTCGAAGTTTTGATAGAGAAAGAATGGCTTAGTACGGGACATAAGTATTCTACC AGATTAGTTCACGGTGAAGATAATCACAATAGTGCTGATCGATCACCTATGTTTGTGCAATGGATCGATTGTATCTGGCAAATATCTCAACAA tttcCTGGTGCGTTCGAATTCAACGAACATTTCCTGATTACGATCCTGGATCATTTGTACAGTTGTTTGTTCGGCACGTTCTTATTCAATTCCGAAATGCTTCGAACTAAAGAG GAAGTAAAAACTAGAACGGTTTCACTGTGGTCGTATATAAACTCAGATATTGAGCGGTATGTAAACCCGCTGTATCGTCAGTCTGGTAAACATGTTATTGTTCCTGTAGCGAGTCTGAGCAGAATTCAGTTTTGGTCTAATTACTACGTTAGATGGAATCCGTTGTGA
- the LOC141905543 gene encoding phosphatidylinositol-3,5-bisphosphate 3-phosphatase MTMR2-like isoform X3: protein MKDLVLLSGEEIQYTTSGEPVTYIPSESTAIQGLLTITNYRLCFKSLCLDTLKNPVVDVPLGVIAKVENNENQIALFCKDIRRVKFIFDDENVLNTALSCLQKYAFPTANDLQFFAFAYSKTYKEDGWLIYDELEEYKRQGLPNDKWRITRTNNNYELCESYGKVLCVPMDSTDQDLKLAAEFRGRCRLPILSWIHPENGATICRSSHPLVGVENKRNDYDEKLIKKISETNRLNVYRIMDARPFQRAEANKTAKGGGYEREECYENSKLEFLNIQNIHVIADSVNKLCDLCLSEKDDSDWVIGLECTQWLHHIKKVLEGAVKVTNHIVNKSSVLIHCTAGWDRTPQLASLAMIMMDPYYRKIKGFEVLIEKEWLSTGHKYSTRLVHGEDNHNSADRSPMFVQWIDCIWQISQQFPGAFEFNEHFLITILDHLYSCLFGTFLFNSEMLRTKEEVKTRTVSLWSYINSDIERYVNPLYRQSGKHVIVPVASLSRIQFWSNYYVRWNPL from the exons ATGAAAGATTTAGTGCTTTTATCTGGTGAAGAGATACAATATACTACTT CAGGTGAACCAGTCACATATATACCATCAGAAAGCACAGCTATACAAGGACTCCTGACTATAACCAATTACAGACTTTGCTTTAAAAGCCTTTGTTTAGATACACTGAAG aATCCCGTTGTAGATGTTCCTTTAGGTGTGATAGCAAAAGTtgagaataatgaaaatcaaatagcTTTATTTTGTAAG gatataAGACGGgtaaaattcatatttgatgatgaaaatgtccTCAATACAGCTTTATCTTGTCTTCAAAAATATGCATTTCCCACTGCAAATGATCTG CAATTTTTTGCATTTGCCTATTCAAAAACGTATAAAGAAGATGGATGGTTAATATACGATGAACTTGAGGAATACAAACGCCAG GGACTTCCTAATGATAAATGGAGGATCACTCGTACAAACAACAATTATGAGCTTTGTGAATCATATGGAAAAGTA TTGTGCGTTCCAATGGATTCAACTGATCAAGATTTAAAACTTGCTGCTGAATTTCGAGGTCGCTGTCGATTGCCT ATTTTGTCGTGGATCCATCCTGAAAATGGTGCTACTATTTGTCGGTCGTCTCATCCGCTGGTCGGAGTCGAAAATAAGAGGAATGATTACGACGAAAaacttatcaaaaaaattagcGAAACTAATCGATTGAATGTTTATCGCATCATGGACGCTCGTCCTTTTCAGAGAGCAGAGGCAAATAAG acAGCTAAAGGTGGTGGTTATGAAAGAGAAGAATGTTACGAAAATTCTAAACTTGAGTTTCTCAATATACAGAACATACACGTAATCGCAGACAG CGTCAATAAATTATGCGATTTATGTTTATCTGAAAAAGATGATTCCGATTGGGTAATAGGTTTAGAATGTACCCAATGGCTTCATCATATAAAA AAAGTTTTAGAAGGTGCTGTAAAAGTAACAAATCATATTGTTAATAAGTCATCAGTATTGATCCATTGTACGGCAGGTTGGGATAGAACACCTCAG TTGGCGAGTCTAGCGATGATTATGATGGACCCTTACTACAGGAAAATCAAAGGTTTCGAAGTTTTGATAGAGAAAGAATGGCTTAGTACGGGACATAAGTATTCTACC AGATTAGTTCACGGTGAAGATAATCACAATAGTGCTGATCGATCACCTATGTTTGTGCAATGGATCGATTGTATCTGGCAAATATCTCAACAA tttcCTGGTGCGTTCGAATTCAACGAACATTTCCTGATTACGATCCTGGATCATTTGTACAGTTGTTTGTTCGGCACGTTCTTATTCAATTCCGAAATGCTTCGAACTAAAGAG GAAGTAAAAACTAGAACGGTTTCACTGTGGTCGTATATAAACTCAGATATTGAGCGGTATGTAAACCCGCTGTATCGTCAGTCTGGTAAACATGTTATTGTTCCTGTAGCGAGTCTGAGCAGAATTCAGTTTTGGTCTAATTACTACGTTAGATGGAATCCGTTGTGA
- the LOC141905543 gene encoding phosphatidylinositol-3,5-bisphosphate 3-phosphatase MTMR2-like isoform X1: protein MTDFTSNITEIDHREIDQSNKVFNGDIAVMKDLVLLSGEEIQYTTSGEPVTYIPSESTAIQGLLTITNYRLCFKSLCLDTLKNPVVDVPLGVIAKVENNENQIALFCKDIRRVKFIFDDENVLNTALSCLQKYAFPTANDLQFFAFAYSKTYKEDGWLIYDELEEYKRQGLPNDKWRITRTNNNYELCESYGKVLCVPMDSTDQDLKLAAEFRGRCRLPILSWIHPENGATICRSSHPLVGVENKRNDYDEKLIKKISETNRLNVYRIMDARPFQRAEANKTAKGGGYEREECYENSKLEFLNIQNIHVIADSVNKLCDLCLSEKDDSDWVIGLECTQWLHHIKKVLEGAVKVTNHIVNKSSVLIHCTAGWDRTPQLASLAMIMMDPYYRKIKGFEVLIEKEWLSTGHKYSTRLVHGEDNHNSADRSPMFVQWIDCIWQISQQFPGAFEFNEHFLITILDHLYSCLFGTFLFNSEMLRTKEEVKTRTVSLWSYINSDIERYVNPLYRQSGKHVIVPVASLSRIQFWSNYYVRWNPL, encoded by the exons ATGACAGATTTTACATCAAATATAACAGA aATTGACCATCGTGAGATTGACCAATCCAACAAG GTGTTTAATGGAGATATTGCAGTCATGAAAGATTTAGTGCTTTTATCTGGTGAAGAGATACAATATACTACTT CAGGTGAACCAGTCACATATATACCATCAGAAAGCACAGCTATACAAGGACTCCTGACTATAACCAATTACAGACTTTGCTTTAAAAGCCTTTGTTTAGATACACTGAAG aATCCCGTTGTAGATGTTCCTTTAGGTGTGATAGCAAAAGTtgagaataatgaaaatcaaatagcTTTATTTTGTAAG gatataAGACGGgtaaaattcatatttgatgatgaaaatgtccTCAATACAGCTTTATCTTGTCTTCAAAAATATGCATTTCCCACTGCAAATGATCTG CAATTTTTTGCATTTGCCTATTCAAAAACGTATAAAGAAGATGGATGGTTAATATACGATGAACTTGAGGAATACAAACGCCAG GGACTTCCTAATGATAAATGGAGGATCACTCGTACAAACAACAATTATGAGCTTTGTGAATCATATGGAAAAGTA TTGTGCGTTCCAATGGATTCAACTGATCAAGATTTAAAACTTGCTGCTGAATTTCGAGGTCGCTGTCGATTGCCT ATTTTGTCGTGGATCCATCCTGAAAATGGTGCTACTATTTGTCGGTCGTCTCATCCGCTGGTCGGAGTCGAAAATAAGAGGAATGATTACGACGAAAaacttatcaaaaaaattagcGAAACTAATCGATTGAATGTTTATCGCATCATGGACGCTCGTCCTTTTCAGAGAGCAGAGGCAAATAAG acAGCTAAAGGTGGTGGTTATGAAAGAGAAGAATGTTACGAAAATTCTAAACTTGAGTTTCTCAATATACAGAACATACACGTAATCGCAGACAG CGTCAATAAATTATGCGATTTATGTTTATCTGAAAAAGATGATTCCGATTGGGTAATAGGTTTAGAATGTACCCAATGGCTTCATCATATAAAA AAAGTTTTAGAAGGTGCTGTAAAAGTAACAAATCATATTGTTAATAAGTCATCAGTATTGATCCATTGTACGGCAGGTTGGGATAGAACACCTCAG TTGGCGAGTCTAGCGATGATTATGATGGACCCTTACTACAGGAAAATCAAAGGTTTCGAAGTTTTGATAGAGAAAGAATGGCTTAGTACGGGACATAAGTATTCTACC AGATTAGTTCACGGTGAAGATAATCACAATAGTGCTGATCGATCACCTATGTTTGTGCAATGGATCGATTGTATCTGGCAAATATCTCAACAA tttcCTGGTGCGTTCGAATTCAACGAACATTTCCTGATTACGATCCTGGATCATTTGTACAGTTGTTTGTTCGGCACGTTCTTATTCAATTCCGAAATGCTTCGAACTAAAGAG GAAGTAAAAACTAGAACGGTTTCACTGTGGTCGTATATAAACTCAGATATTGAGCGGTATGTAAACCCGCTGTATCGTCAGTCTGGTAAACATGTTATTGTTCCTGTAGCGAGTCTGAGCAGAATTCAGTTTTGGTCTAATTACTACGTTAGATGGAATCCGTTGTGA
- the LOC141905543 gene encoding phosphatidylinositol-3,5-bisphosphate 3-phosphatase MTMR2-like isoform X4: MKDLVLLSGEEIQYTTCEPVTYIPSESTAIQGLLTITNYRLCFKSLCLDTLKNPVVDVPLGVIAKVENNENQIALFCKDIRRVKFIFDDENVLNTALSCLQKYAFPTANDLQFFAFAYSKTYKEDGWLIYDELEEYKRQGLPNDKWRITRTNNNYELCESYGKVLCVPMDSTDQDLKLAAEFRGRCRLPILSWIHPENGATICRSSHPLVGVENKRNDYDEKLIKKISETNRLNVYRIMDARPFQRAEANKTAKGGGYEREECYENSKLEFLNIQNIHVIADSVNKLCDLCLSEKDDSDWVIGLECTQWLHHIKKVLEGAVKVTNHIVNKSSVLIHCTAGWDRTPQLASLAMIMMDPYYRKIKGFEVLIEKEWLSTGHKYSTRLVHGEDNHNSADRSPMFVQWIDCIWQISQQFPGAFEFNEHFLITILDHLYSCLFGTFLFNSEMLRTKEEVKTRTVSLWSYINSDIERYVNPLYRQSGKHVIVPVASLSRIQFWSNYYVRWNPL, encoded by the exons ATGAAAGATTTAGTGCTTTTATCTGGTGAAGAGATACAATATACTACTT GTGAACCAGTCACATATATACCATCAGAAAGCACAGCTATACAAGGACTCCTGACTATAACCAATTACAGACTTTGCTTTAAAAGCCTTTGTTTAGATACACTGAAG aATCCCGTTGTAGATGTTCCTTTAGGTGTGATAGCAAAAGTtgagaataatgaaaatcaaatagcTTTATTTTGTAAG gatataAGACGGgtaaaattcatatttgatgatgaaaatgtccTCAATACAGCTTTATCTTGTCTTCAAAAATATGCATTTCCCACTGCAAATGATCTG CAATTTTTTGCATTTGCCTATTCAAAAACGTATAAAGAAGATGGATGGTTAATATACGATGAACTTGAGGAATACAAACGCCAG GGACTTCCTAATGATAAATGGAGGATCACTCGTACAAACAACAATTATGAGCTTTGTGAATCATATGGAAAAGTA TTGTGCGTTCCAATGGATTCAACTGATCAAGATTTAAAACTTGCTGCTGAATTTCGAGGTCGCTGTCGATTGCCT ATTTTGTCGTGGATCCATCCTGAAAATGGTGCTACTATTTGTCGGTCGTCTCATCCGCTGGTCGGAGTCGAAAATAAGAGGAATGATTACGACGAAAaacttatcaaaaaaattagcGAAACTAATCGATTGAATGTTTATCGCATCATGGACGCTCGTCCTTTTCAGAGAGCAGAGGCAAATAAG acAGCTAAAGGTGGTGGTTATGAAAGAGAAGAATGTTACGAAAATTCTAAACTTGAGTTTCTCAATATACAGAACATACACGTAATCGCAGACAG CGTCAATAAATTATGCGATTTATGTTTATCTGAAAAAGATGATTCCGATTGGGTAATAGGTTTAGAATGTACCCAATGGCTTCATCATATAAAA AAAGTTTTAGAAGGTGCTGTAAAAGTAACAAATCATATTGTTAATAAGTCATCAGTATTGATCCATTGTACGGCAGGTTGGGATAGAACACCTCAG TTGGCGAGTCTAGCGATGATTATGATGGACCCTTACTACAGGAAAATCAAAGGTTTCGAAGTTTTGATAGAGAAAGAATGGCTTAGTACGGGACATAAGTATTCTACC AGATTAGTTCACGGTGAAGATAATCACAATAGTGCTGATCGATCACCTATGTTTGTGCAATGGATCGATTGTATCTGGCAAATATCTCAACAA tttcCTGGTGCGTTCGAATTCAACGAACATTTCCTGATTACGATCCTGGATCATTTGTACAGTTGTTTGTTCGGCACGTTCTTATTCAATTCCGAAATGCTTCGAACTAAAGAG GAAGTAAAAACTAGAACGGTTTCACTGTGGTCGTATATAAACTCAGATATTGAGCGGTATGTAAACCCGCTGTATCGTCAGTCTGGTAAACATGTTATTGTTCCTGTAGCGAGTCTGAGCAGAATTCAGTTTTGGTCTAATTACTACGTTAGATGGAATCCGTTGTGA